One part of the Terrimicrobium sacchariphilum genome encodes these proteins:
- a CDS encoding polyprenol monophosphomannose synthase, which translates to MKRGWLKWLFPVVLLSILGAFWIAQPPSNQEMLANVARAIDIKDGWNSGSGPAWWTSNFLQGSSLAPLISHTVTSLWLLAASAIGGIFAGPKVGGMLCLLIAMFGVCGWIRRLTGNPLSGTIASFAFLLTASIYVRLGGVEHMVFVAAFAVIPFVMWSATAMAERSTFLNALLFSGALSLLLLTYGKAAALLAPALFFYLAIVILWKQRTWHVAAAPWLLAIIVISLLGVLPNLPAVREMRFVTLFEIAPFQGWLRAFSLKSNLLWLDRDGLLSSGMKAVFAPTTAQGGNYLGLVPAIILGAVLLLKPAALYDSVAGKACRLCIALFLFLHWLSFGPFSILTGQLEFLKLAVTANDVAVPISWVLFLIQPWIIFSLLPRSLAGRAGIGAVFCAIYLLVPGFRLIGWLPFYADLRAPHDFSQIIGIFFLAGATGTAGYLLYLILPSRFPKWAVGAAALVLAVADTSAYFKPFFQSPLDRQTFTDFLATQEFLKKAPKAGWVYPMSGRYFYLLTPHLSGRGLNNEAFNAYLMQRGMSYLQSVAWISPDYLQAYLKIGGIAYVLIDKKDPDLDTETQAKFSRMLPTAFENEHFLVLENPAALFPAFMAHEYVDGDVKMAEFAQASLRLAKVESIAVLPQDEPIPGRIGRLENDGYVLNERSNPSMPSLSPVSPETRFGYRTISLPTVPSPGWLVLPLAFHPDWRATIDGRTAGTDEVDGALLGLYVPPGAKSVEFRFAPPWWYGASLALSALGWLGWLGVVAIGLLPKSPAPGFKSLLISDRPTGITSPNAGPAERVPIRRAVVIIPTYNEIRSLPVTLAKVLSADSRVDVLIVDDNSPDGTGDWVKKHELFGQRIHLLARSGKLGLGSAYRDGFSWGIEHGYEACLEMDADLSHDPADVPHLIDALDGGADVAIGSRYLHGVRVMNWPEHRLLLSTTASRYVRAVTGLPLTDATSGFKAIRTSVLRPLDWKKFKTEGYGFQVELHYFLWQAGARLVEVPIVFTERRDGETKMTIGIAIEAALRTLQLGLATKNPAQTPKESNHE; encoded by the coding sequence ATGAAGCGTGGCTGGCTGAAATGGCTTTTTCCGGTCGTTCTCTTAAGTATCCTGGGAGCATTCTGGATAGCGCAACCTCCTTCCAACCAGGAGATGCTGGCAAACGTCGCCCGCGCTATTGACATCAAGGACGGCTGGAACAGCGGGAGCGGACCGGCCTGGTGGACATCGAATTTTCTGCAAGGCAGTTCGCTTGCGCCGTTGATCAGCCATACAGTGACGAGCCTGTGGCTATTGGCCGCGTCGGCCATCGGTGGCATCTTTGCTGGACCAAAGGTGGGCGGGATGCTCTGCCTGCTCATTGCGATGTTCGGCGTCTGCGGCTGGATTCGTCGCCTCACCGGCAATCCTCTGTCCGGAACGATAGCCTCCTTTGCATTCCTCCTCACCGCATCGATCTATGTCCGCCTCGGTGGGGTGGAGCATATGGTGTTTGTCGCGGCTTTTGCTGTCATTCCTTTTGTCATGTGGAGCGCCACAGCGATGGCGGAGCGCTCCACCTTCCTAAATGCCCTGCTATTCAGCGGGGCTCTTTCCCTCCTCCTCCTCACGTATGGAAAGGCCGCAGCGCTCCTCGCTCCCGCCCTGTTTTTCTACCTCGCCATAGTGATTCTCTGGAAGCAGCGCACGTGGCATGTCGCGGCCGCGCCGTGGTTGCTGGCAATCATCGTCATCTCCCTCCTCGGCGTGCTGCCCAACCTGCCGGCCGTACGGGAAATGCGCTTTGTCACGCTTTTTGAAATCGCCCCTTTCCAGGGCTGGCTGCGTGCCTTTTCCCTGAAATCGAACCTGCTGTGGCTGGACCGGGATGGGCTGCTCTCCTCCGGCATGAAAGCAGTCTTCGCTCCGACGACGGCGCAGGGCGGCAACTATCTCGGGCTCGTTCCCGCAATCATTCTGGGAGCCGTCCTTCTGCTCAAGCCTGCAGCGCTCTACGACAGCGTGGCAGGAAAGGCCTGCCGGCTCTGCATCGCCCTGTTTCTCTTTCTGCACTGGCTGTCCTTCGGGCCGTTCTCGATTCTCACTGGCCAGTTGGAATTCCTGAAACTCGCCGTCACGGCCAACGATGTGGCGGTGCCCATTTCATGGGTGCTCTTTCTCATCCAACCCTGGATTATCTTTTCCCTCCTGCCCAGGAGCCTTGCCGGGCGCGCAGGCATCGGAGCGGTCTTTTGCGCGATCTATCTCCTCGTGCCGGGATTCCGCCTGATCGGCTGGCTTCCCTTTTACGCCGACCTCAGAGCTCCTCATGATTTCTCCCAGATCATCGGGATTTTCTTTCTCGCGGGAGCGACCGGCACCGCGGGATATCTGCTTTACCTGATCCTGCCTTCCCGCTTTCCCAAATGGGCGGTGGGCGCCGCAGCTCTTGTCCTGGCAGTTGCCGACACCTCGGCCTACTTCAAGCCATTCTTCCAGAGTCCGCTGGATCGCCAGACGTTCACAGACTTTCTGGCTACGCAGGAATTCCTGAAAAAAGCCCCGAAGGCGGGATGGGTCTATCCCATGTCGGGCCGATATTTCTATCTGCTGACGCCCCATCTTTCCGGTCGAGGGCTTAACAATGAGGCCTTCAACGCCTATCTCATGCAGCGCGGAATGAGCTACCTGCAGTCCGTCGCATGGATCTCTCCCGATTACCTGCAAGCCTATCTCAAGATCGGCGGCATCGCTTACGTCCTGATCGACAAAAAGGACCCTGATCTCGATACGGAAACGCAGGCGAAGTTCTCCCGGATGCTCCCGACCGCATTTGAAAACGAGCATTTTCTCGTGTTGGAAAATCCGGCCGCGCTCTTCCCCGCCTTCATGGCGCACGAATACGTCGATGGCGACGTCAAGATGGCCGAGTTTGCCCAGGCCTCCCTGCGGCTCGCCAAGGTGGAATCGATCGCCGTCCTGCCCCAGGATGAGCCGATCCCTGGCAGGATCGGTCGACTGGAAAATGATGGTTACGTCTTGAATGAAAGGTCCAATCCTTCGATGCCCAGCCTCTCGCCGGTTTCCCCGGAAACCCGGTTCGGATACCGTACGATCTCGCTGCCCACGGTTCCCTCCCCGGGCTGGCTTGTATTACCTCTCGCCTTTCATCCGGACTGGCGGGCAACCATCGACGGCCGCACGGCAGGGACGGACGAGGTCGATGGCGCTCTTCTCGGGCTCTACGTGCCTCCGGGCGCCAAAAGCGTGGAGTTTCGGTTTGCGCCTCCCTGGTGGTACGGCGCAAGCCTGGCACTCAGTGCTCTGGGATGGCTCGGGTGGTTGGGTGTTGTCGCCATCGGACTTTTACCAAAATCTCCCGCACCCGGCTTCAAATCGCTTCTGATATCGGATAGACCGACTGGGATAACCTCGCCCAACGCGGGTCCGGCAGAGCGGGTTCCCATCCGTCGGGCAGTCGTGATCATCCCGACCTACAACGAAATCCGAAGCCTCCCCGTCACGCTGGCCAAGGTGCTGTCGGCAGACTCGAGAGTGGATGTCCTCATCGTCGATGACAACTCTCCCGACGGCACTGGCGACTGGGTAAAGAAGCACGAACTATTTGGCCAGCGCATCCATCTCCTCGCTCGATCAGGCAAGCTCGGGCTGGGCAGCGCATATCGCGATGGCTTTAGCTGGGGTATAGAGCATGGCTACGAGGCTTGCCTCGAGATGGACGCCGATCTTTCTCACGATCCGGCAGATGTGCCTCACCTGATCGACGCTCTCGATGGGGGAGCAGATGTCGCGATCGGCTCCCGATATCTCCACGGTGTGCGCGTCATGAACTGGCCGGAGCATCGACTGCTCCTGAGCACGACGGCATCGCGCTATGTCCGCGCAGTCACCGGACTCCCGCTGACCGATGCGACCAGCGGCTTCAAGGCGATTCGCACCTCTGTGCTTCGTCCGCTGGATTGGAAGAAATTCAAGACCGAGGGCTATGGCTTCCAGGTCGAACTCCACTATTTCCTCTGGCAGGCAGGAGCGAGGCTCGTCGAGGTCCCGATCGTGTTCACCGAGCGCCGCGATGGAGAGACCAAGATGACCATCGGCATCGCGATCGAGGCAGCTCTGCGCACCCTCCAACTGGGCCTCGCGACGAAGAATCCAGCCCAGACTCCCAAGGAATCGAATCATGAATAA
- the def gene encoding peptide deformylase, with amino-acid sequence MILEIVEYGHPALRAKGRNIEKIDRDLLQLISDMLETMYEADGVGLAAQQVGRPLQLCVIDVDGIKDRPSTMWVDGKKVALEEYMPMVLINPELELIGKPKAGVEGCLSFPGIRADIDRPPRVKVKAIDAEGQALNFEADGLLARAVQHEYDHLQGVLFIDRMSDKDRKALNF; translated from the coding sequence ATGATCCTCGAGATAGTCGAATATGGGCATCCCGCCCTGCGAGCCAAAGGACGCAATATCGAAAAGATCGACCGCGATCTTCTGCAACTGATCTCCGACATGCTCGAAACGATGTATGAGGCCGATGGCGTGGGACTCGCGGCCCAGCAGGTCGGCCGCCCCCTCCAGCTTTGCGTCATCGATGTCGACGGCATCAAGGACCGCCCGAGTACCATGTGGGTGGATGGCAAAAAGGTCGCTCTGGAAGAGTACATGCCCATGGTCCTTATCAATCCCGAGCTGGAACTCATCGGCAAACCCAAGGCTGGAGTCGAGGGCTGCCTCAGCTTTCCCGGCATACGCGCCGACATCGATCGCCCGCCTCGGGTCAAGGTCAAGGCCATCGATGCCGAGGGTCAGGCCCTGAACTTTGAAGCTGATGGACTCCTCGCTCGCGCGGTCCAGCACGAGTATGACCACCTGCAGGGCGTGCTTTTCATCGATCGCATGTCGGACAAGGATCGCAAGGCGCTTAATTTCTAG
- a CDS encoding ExbD/TolR family protein — translation MRFYTRKKKAPSVIIVSLIDILAILLIFFIVTTTFQKNQPTMKINLPDSKTAEAGPAEKNAPVLLEVKNADAITLDGKPVALASLADTLKQARQQHPERSIAMKADREAPFGVVVQVLDALKEAGISNIPAFTQPPNTP, via the coding sequence ATGCGGTTCTATACCCGAAAGAAAAAGGCGCCCTCGGTCATCATTGTCTCGCTGATCGACATCCTGGCCATCCTGCTCATCTTTTTCATCGTCACGACGACGTTCCAAAAGAACCAGCCGACGATGAAGATCAATCTCCCTGACTCAAAGACGGCCGAAGCCGGACCAGCCGAGAAAAACGCCCCCGTCCTCCTGGAAGTCAAAAATGCCGATGCCATCACGCTGGACGGCAAGCCTGTTGCTCTCGCCTCACTTGCCGACACGCTCAAGCAAGCCCGGCAACAACATCCGGAGCGATCCATAGCAATGAAGGCCGATCGTGAAGCGCCATTCGGCGTGGTCGTGCAGGTCCTCGATGCCCTCAAAGAGGCGGGCATCAGCAATATCCCGGCATTCACCCAACCGCCAAACACTCCCTGA
- a CDS encoding MotA/TolQ/ExbB proton channel family protein — protein sequence MELLPLASIIQGALDFFIKGGFFMLLLLILSVISVTVMILRGTAIRRNAVLPPSISAEIERLQPGDSLEPLQKLIKQNPSALGRIVNTVISHLSWPRGETIEAVQTRARHEVARLEAGLVVLEIATGIAPLLGLLGTLSGLVGIFASIGSDPVLVARGIAEALNTTIAGLGVAVPCLVTYNHFQRRIEVMSVEMESMVSDLIAKCYPQHGA from the coding sequence ATGGAACTACTCCCGCTCGCCTCGATCATTCAAGGAGCCCTGGATTTCTTCATCAAGGGAGGCTTCTTCATGCTCCTCCTGCTGATCCTATCCGTGATCTCTGTCACGGTAATGATCCTGAGAGGTACTGCCATTCGCCGAAACGCGGTTCTTCCCCCGTCAATCAGCGCAGAAATTGAGCGCCTGCAACCGGGCGACAGCCTTGAGCCGCTGCAAAAGCTCATCAAACAGAACCCCTCCGCTCTCGGTCGTATCGTAAATACCGTGATCAGCCACCTCTCCTGGCCGCGCGGCGAGACGATCGAAGCCGTCCAGACTCGAGCCCGCCACGAGGTGGCGCGGCTGGAAGCCGGTCTCGTCGTCCTGGAGATCGCCACCGGCATCGCTCCGCTGCTCGGCTTGCTCGGTACTCTCTCCGGTCTGGTAGGCATCTTTGCCTCCATCGGGTCCGATCCCGTGCTGGTCGCACGGGGAATTGCTGAAGCGCTGAACACCACGATCGCGGGCCTCGGAGTGGCGGTTCCCTGCCTGGTTACCTATAATCACTTTCAACGCCGTATCGAGGTTATGAGCGTGGAGATGGAGTCGATGGTTTCCGATCTCATCGCCAAGTGCTATCCCCAGCACGGCGCATAA